The region TATTTTTGGATTGGGATTTAGTCCTGCATTTTCCCAGTTGAAGGTAGGCTATATTAATTCTCAAAAAGTATTAGAAAAATTCAAAGACGCCATGGATGTCAAAAAGCAATTGGCTGAATTGAATACCCAATGGGAAAGCGAAGCGAGGGATATGCAGAAGGAAATTGAGAAATTGCAAGATGAATTGGAGTCTCAAAGTTTGCTATTGAGCGATCAGAGAAAGCAAGAAAAGGTACAACAAATTCAAACACTCGGCCAGCAGTATCAATTGTTCCTGCAAACCAAGTGGGGACAGCAAGGAGAGGGAGTCAAAAAGGAAGTCGAATTGCTACAGCCTATATATGAGAAAATTAATGCCGCTATTAAAGAAATCGGACGAGCGGAAGGCTATCACTATATTTTTGATGTTGTCGCGGGAAACATTCTTTATGCCTCCGACGATCAACCTGACCTGACTGAAAAGCTTCTAGTGGAATTGAACAAAGGGCTGCCTGCGGCAACTGCAGACGGGAAATAAATTCCAAAATTCAACAAGCGTAAAAATTAAAGGTGCTATTTGATTGACTTTGAGTAGCGCCTTAATTATTTTAACAGAATAATTTAACCTTCGAAACGTTCCTTAAAAAGAGTTTATTCTCAGGTCAATATTTTTTTTAATGGACAAATCTAGTCTAAATCTTTCAAAGGTTTTTCGGAGAATGGAGAGCGAGGATGTCAGAGGAAAATAGCAGTACCAGCAAGGCAGAGATTGTATTAGACATTTTGGAAATTCAAAAGGTTCTGCCGCATCGTTACCCGTTTTTGCTGGTGGATAGAATTGTCGAACTTGTACCAATGGAACGCGTGGTCGGCATTAAGAATGTCACCATGAACGAGCCGTTCTTCCAGGGGCATTTTCCCGGAAACCCCATCATGCCCGGTGTACTAATTTTGGAAGCCATGGCGCAAACAGGCGGCTTTTTACTTCTGAACACCGAACATGATCCTTCGGGCAAACTTGTTTATTTTACCGGCATCAATCATGTAAAATTTAGAAAGCCGGTAGTACCGGGCGATCAACTGCGATTTGAAGTGGAATTCCTGAAACGTAAACGGAATATTTGCAAGATGCAGGGCAAGGCATTCGTCGAGGACAAGATGGTTTGTGAGGCGGAGTTGACGGCAGCGGTTGTGGATAAGGAATGAAAAAAAATTGATAAAAGAAACCGGGACTTGGCGTTTCATCAATTCCGGCGCTCAAGACGGCGCTTTTAACATGGCAGCGGACGAGACTTTAGCCCGGTTGTGCAAATCTGGCCAGCCAATTTTAAGAATTTATGCCTGGCAGCCTTTTGCAATTTCAATCGGTCACCATCAAAAGCTGTTCGAGGTTGATTTAGATAAATGTAACGGCCAAGGCGTGGATGTTGTTCGCCGTCCCACCGGCGGCCGGGCAATTTTTCATGTCGAAGAAGTCACTTATGCGGTTATTATTCCTAAAGAGTCCAATCTGTATGCGCAAAGTGCCCTGGCTATTTATAATTTTATTAGTTCAGCTCTCGTCAACGGTCTGAATCGATTGGGTGCAAATTTAGTTCTGGAAAGAAAGAAAAACCTTGACGGAGAATTTAAAACATACAATCAAAAATTTGCCTGTTTTGCATCGTCGGCAAAATATGAGATTCATTATCTCTCAAAAAAGCTTGTGGGCAGCGCCCAGCGAAGACTTGAGAATGGGCTTCTCCAACATGGCTCGATTCTTTTGGGAAATGAACATTTGAATTTGTTTGATTACTTGACAAAAACCAAGAACGGCAGCTCAGGCAATTTGAAGCAGCTTTTAAGTGAGAAAACTACTTGCCTTGAAACTACTTTGAACCGTGAAGTAAATTATAATGAAGTTGTATCTGTGCTGAAACCAGGTTTTGAAAATGTTTTCAAAATTGAGTTACAATCAATACCCTTAACTGCCGAGGAAACTGAATTGATAAACGAACGTAAGCCACACTACTCTCAAACCAGGAGGGATTCTCTATGCGAAACCTACGTTTAGTAATCGTCTTGTTGCTGGTCGCATTTATGGCGCCAATGGCGCAAGGCCAAACTGAAGATGATATTAGAAAAGCGATGTCTGCGGCTTTGAAATTCTTTGGTTCGACAATGGGCGCTGGGCTTTATCACAGTGCGGATGTTCACGGACCTCTGGGCTTTTGTTTAGGCGTTAATGGCGCAATTGTCGCCGTCCCGGATGAGTTCGAGGTAATTCCTGTCATCAATGATGATAAAATTACCCTGGGCTATTTGCACGCTAATCTGGGTCTGGGTGGCAACCTTGAAGTGACCGGGCGAGTGCTTTTTTTTGCTCTACCAGGAGAGCTCAGCAGCGTACCAACTCCTGGAGCATCTGATGGGAAGGGAAAGTTGTTCAGTGTGGGGGTTAAATACGGTCTGCTTCAGATGCCTCTGATGCCCAAGCTTGCTTTGCAAGCTAATGGCCATTTTGTGACTCTGCCGAGCGAATTCGATTTTGGTACGGTGCGCGGCGCAAGTGTGAAATTAATTGCCAGTCACTCCTTCGCCATTTTTGGGATCTATGTCGGCGGTGGAATCGATTTCAGCCGGGCCGAGATTGATGATGATTTCCCGATCTTAGGGGGTGAGAGTTTCGATGAGACAGGTTTTTTGTATAGCATCGGCGCTCAAGCGAACGTTTTGCCTTTCGTGACAGTGAATGCTGGAGTGAATTTCGGGGAATATAATAGTTACGATCTGGGAGTTGACATCGGTATTCGGTAAATATGAAACGGATTAGTCTTCTGGGGTCTACGGGGTCCATCGGGACCAATTGTTTAAATGTAGTAGAACGCCAAAAAAACGAATTCGTGGTTAACTATCTGACAAGTTATAAAAATATTCAACTTTTGTTTGAACAGGCGAGTAAGTTTCGTCCTAAGGCGGTTGCGATAGTTAAAAAAGAAAAAGTAATGAAGTATTTGCCGCGCTTTAAAGAAATTGATGTGGAAGTTTACACCGGTTTTGAAGGAATTCTTGAGGTCAGCCGCAAAGAGGATGTCGATATTCTGGTCAATGCGCTGGTTGGTGCAGTTGGTCTGCAGCCTACTTTGAACGCGATTAGGAAAAATGTTCGCATCGCTCTGGCCAACAAAGAAACGCTGGTCATCGGGGGCAAGTTTGTCATGGAGAAGGCACAGCAAGAAGGCGCCGAAATTATTCCCATTGACAGCGAACACAGCGCGCTTCTACAATGCATTGCCGGCGAAGATACTGAGAAAATAGAATGCGTTTTTTTGACCGCCTCTGGCGGTCCGTTTCGAGAGTTCTCAGGCAAGGATTTTTCGAATGTAACCGTTGAGCAGGCCCTCGATCACCCGAATTGGGACATGGGTCCCAAGGTAACCATCGATTCGGCAACCTTGATGAACAAAGGCCTGGAGGTCATGGAAGCGCATTGGTTGTTTGATTTAAAACCTGCGGAAATTCAAGTTGTAATACATCCGCAGTCGATAATTCATAGTATGGTTGAGTTTGCCGATGGTTCGATAAAAGCGCAGCTTGGGGTGCCGGACATGTGTATCCCGATTCAATATGCTTTAACCTATCCCAAACGGCTTTCGGCTGACTTTCCGCGTTTGGATTTTCGGACGCTTAAAGAGCTTACTTTTGAGCAGCCGAATTTTGAGAAGTTTCGCTGCTTGAAACTTGCTTACGAGGCCCTTGAAACCGGCGGCGCGGCTCCCGCCGTTTTGAATGCCGCAAATGAAGAAGCGGTCGATTTATTTTTGACCCGGAAAATCGGTTTTGAGAAAATTCCACAAATAGTAGAGAAAGCTTTAACAAATTGCAAGTTTAATAGCTGCGACAAAGTTGAAGATTTGCTGCAGTACGATAAATTAACCAGAGAATATGTACTAAACGGACTTAATTAGCAGTCAGAGGTTTTGATGACAACTATATTAGCTTTTGCATTTGTTTTAGGTGTTTTAATTTTTGTCCATGAATTCGGGCATTTTGCTACTGCCAAAATGGTGGGCATAAAAGTTGAAAGATTCTCTTTGGGATTTCCGCCCCGAATGTTCGGTAAGAAAATCGGCGATACTGATTATTGTATCTCCTGGCTCCCGTTAGGCGGCTATGTTAAAATGGCCGGCATGATCGACGAGAGCCTGGACGGCACCATAGAAGGCGAACCCTGGGAGTTTGCATCCAAGCCGGTCTGGCAGCGGCTGATTGTCATTTCAGCAGGCTCGATTATGAATATCTTAACCGCTGTTGTCATTCTTGCATTGATCGCGTTTGCAATTGGCATCCCGGGCGAATCAGACGGTGCACTTGTAAGTGAAGTTTTGGAAAACAAACCAGCCGAGACAATTGGCTTAAAAACCGGAGATGTAATCGTCTCAATCAATGATCAGATTGTGAAGACCCACGAAGATTTAATTAAAATTGTCAATGCGAATCCCGGTATCGACCTGCCAATTGAGTGGAAAAGGGAGAGTGAGTCTTTTTCGTCCAGAATTACGCCTGAACTTCAGGAAGAGGAGAACATCGGTTTGATCGGGGTTCGGGTTGGCAACCATGTAGTCTATCAGGAAGCCGGACTAGTCGATTCTTTTAAGGCAGGTTTTTCTAACACGTATAGTTTCACTAAGCTTATTTTGTATTCTTTAAAAGTGATCTTCACCGGCGAGCAGTCCTTTAAAGACGCGGTTGGGGGTCCGATCGCGATTGCAAAAATGGCTGGCGAGAGCGCAAAATTGGGGTTTGATTCTTTACTGTTCTTTACGGCAATTCTCAGTATCAATTTGGGAATCATCAACTTGTTCCCCTTCCCGGTTCTAGATGGCGGGCATTTGGTGCTTTTATTAATAGAAGGCATCCGCCGCAAGCCGCTTCCTGTCAAAGCAACCCTGGTTATTCAAAAAGTTGGCATGGCGTTTTTGCTGGCGCTGATGATATTTATTATTTTTAATGATATCACGAAGTTGTGACTTAAGTATTAACCTAAATTTGCAAAATTCAATAAAACCAGCGTCTTATCCACGCTGGTTTTTTTGTTGCCAACCCCTTGACTCTTGGCTATATTTTTACTACATTTTTTAGACCCTCTTAGACTATAAACTGAGCGGTAACTTCTTAAATTTAAAAGCTTAGGAGAATGGAGAACTGAAATGAATTTCGCCAGCAGAATGGAACGACTGGGGACCGAAACAGCCTTCGAAGTCATGGCGCGAGCCAAAGCACTGGAAGCCAAGGGAAAGGATATGATTTACTTGCAAATTGGCGAACCTGATTTTCCCACACCGAAGAATATCATTGAAGCGGGTGTGAAAGCACTACGAGACGGCCAGACCCATTACTCCCCGGCAGCCGGAATTATGCCGTTGCGGGAAGCCATTGTTGACGATGTTGAAGCTCGCCGCGGCGTTCGGCCAAAAGTTGAGCAGGTCATCGTAACGCCGGGCGCAAAACCGATCATGTACTTTGTCATTATGGCCTGTATCGACTCTGGCGATGAAGTTATCTATCCAAATCCAGGCTTCCCGATTTATGAGTCGGTGATCAATTTTGTCGGCGGGACTCCGGTAGCTCTGCCTTTATGGGAGGAAAACGATTTCCGGTTTAACCAGGATGAATTTCGTTCTCTGGTAACCGATCGCACCCGAATGATTATTATTAATTCACCTCATAATCCATCCGGCGGTGTTTTAACCCGGGGAGATATTGAAGTTGTTGCAGAAGTGGCCAGAGAAAAGAATATTTTGGTGCTCACAGACGAAGTTTATAAAAATATTATTTATGACGGTGAGCACGTGAGCATCTACTCCATGCCTGGCATGCAGGAGCAAACCATTCTTTTAGATGGATTTTCTAAGACTTATGCCATGACCGGCTGGCGCCTGGGATTCGGGGTCATGCGGGAAGACCTGGCCAAAAAAGTCGAGCAGCTCATGATAAACAGCAACTCCTGTACCGCCACTTTTTCTCAGTACGCTGCAGTCGAGGCTTTGAAAGGTCCAACTGACGAAGTCGATGCTATGGTCGAAACATTTCGGAAACGCAGAGACTTTATTGTCGCGGGCTTAAATGAAATTCCCGATGTTAGTTGTATCACGCCAAAGGGCGCGTTTTATGTCTTTCCGAATGTTAAAAAAATTAAAATGAGTACTCAGGAGCTTGAGCACTATCTTCTGAATGAAGCCGGTGTTGCAATCTTATCGGGGACAGCTTTTGGCAAATACGGCGACGGCTACTTAAGATTTTCTTACGCTAACTCAATCGAAAATATTGGTAAAGCCCTCGAAAAAATGAAAGATGCTTTGGAGAAAATTTAAGCGATTAAACCAAGATGCCCATTTCGACCCCTTCGGCTACGCTCAGGGCAGGCTTTGGGAGAAATCTTTTTGTGCATATTATTGGTTTCAATAGATTTCTCACGGAGTTTACCTTGAGCTTGTCGAAGGGTTCGAAATGACGTTCGGGTTTTTTTAAAAAATAGAGGAAAAACTTGGAACCCAAGAAAACAGCACTCTATGACGTTCACATCCAGCTCGGTGCAAAGATGGTCGAATTTGCCGGCTACTGGATGCCGGTGCAATACAAAGGTGTCATCAATGAACACAAACGGGTTCGCAGCACCGTTGGAATTTTTGATGTCTCGCACATGGGTGAATTTTTCATCCAGGGTGAAAAAGCCGCCGAGTATTTGCAAAAGATGACAATAAATGACGTCACCAAAATGGAGAAATACCGGGCCCAGTACACCGGCATGTGTAACGAAAACGGCGGCATGATTGACGATATGATCGTCTACTGTTTTGGCGACTATTTCATGGCCATTGTGAATGCTTCCAACCATGAAAAGGATTTTAAATGGATGAATGAGCACTTAATCCCGGGCGCTGAAATTATCGACAGAAGCGATGAGTACAGCCTCTTTGCCGTTCAGGGGCGAAAGGCCGAGGCCACACTGCAAAAGCTCACAGATCTCGATCTTTCCGTAGTTAAATATTATTGGTTTCGGGAAACGAATCTTGCCGGTGTTGATGTCATTGTACTGCGCACGGGGTACACCGGCGAGGAGGGCTTTGAAGTCGCGGTTCATGTTGACTATTCCGAGAAAGTCTGGAATGGAATCCTCGAAGCAGGCAAAAAGTTTGACATCGAACCTATCGGTCTTGGGGCGCGCGATACCTTACGAATGGAAATGAAGTTCTGTTTGTACGGCAACGACATCGATGAGACCACCAACCCGATTGAAGCCGGATTGGGTTGGGCCACGAAAGTCGACAAAGGGGACTTCCTTGGCCGCGAGGCAATCATGCAGGTCAAGGAAAAAGGCGCGACAAGAAAATTGGTCGGCTTTGAGATGAAACAACGCGCTGTACCCCGGCACGGTTATAAGATTCTGAAAGACGGGGACGAAATTGGCTACGTGACCAGTGGTACCTTCTCCCCAAGTTTAGAAAAAGGCATCGGAATTGGGTATGTCACTGTACCTTTTAATGAAGTCGGGACTTCTGTTTCAATTGAAATTCGGGGTAAAGGGGTGGAAGCAGAGGTGGTAAAGACGCCGTTTTATCAAAGGCCTTATTAACCCGTGGTTCTAGTTCTATTATTTTTCCTATTGGACGTACTCCAGAGAACTGTCAGAATAGGCACAAGTTGCGCTTACTAGCACAACGGGTTATTAGAATTTTTTCCCTATGTCATTTCGAGCATCAGCGAGAAATGACATCTAAGCTGTAATATTCTTTAGGTGTCAAAATTTTGTTTTCTCAAAATATCGACTGGTCTTTTTACGCAATTCTCGACAAGGAGTATGCAAAAGAGCGTTCCCTGACCCGATTAGCTGAGGAGGCAATTCAAGGCGGCGCAGGAATTCTCCAACTAAGAAACAAACTTTCAGCATCCGATGAATTCTACTCTGACGCCTTAAAAATAAAAGAAGTTACTCGGCACTTTAGAATTCCTTTGATTATAAACGATCGCCTGGACATTGCTCTGGCTGCAAAAGCGGATGGCGTGCATTTGGGGCAAGACGATTTGCCGTTTGCAGAGGCAAGAAAACTACTCGGCGATCAAATGATTCTGGGAGCATCAGTCCACAATCTCGAAGAATTTGAAATTGCTTTAAAAGGCAACCCGGACTATTTGGGAGTTGGCATGATCTATCCTTCGCTTTCAAAGACAGAGTTGCAAAGTGCGGGTATTAAAATTGTCGAACAATTGCGCCGGAAAACTATATTGCCTTTGATTGCAATCGGCGGCCTCACTGTCGAAAATCTCGAACCGGCGATTCGAGCAGGCGCAGATGGAGTGGCCGTCATCTCGGACCTTTTTACCAGACAAGATGTTTACGGCCGCGCAAAAGAGTTTGTCAAGAAAGTTAAACAAGTCAAGGATTCTTTGGTTGTAGTTTAGATTTAAAACACATGAACCGCAAGAAAAACAGAGACACCTCTCGAAAAGAAGAAATCCTTGGCATTTTGCTGCTCACACTGGGAATTTTAATTTTCATCAGTCTTGCAACTTACGACTCCCACGAGCACCCCGACAACATCACATCAGGGAAAATTAACAACCGGCTGGGTTTTGCCGGCGTTTACATTTCAAATTTTCTCATTCAGTTGGTCATCGGTTATCCCTCGTTTGTATTTCCAATCATCATATTTATTGCCGGCTGGAATCTTCTGCGCGGTAATCCGTTTTCAACTTTCTTCAAATGGATGGCTTATCCCCTCATTTTTGCGATTTATACTTCCGTGATTTTAGCGCTTCCTGAAGTTACATCCTCCGGTTCCAGTCAATTTGGATTCTCCCTTTCGGGTTTGGTCGGCGGGGTCATTGCCCAATATTTGTTTAATTATCTCGGCATTGCCGGCGCCATCGTTGTGCTTTTGGGTTTGATTATGGCAACGGTCATTGGGGCAACCAACCTAAGTTTTTCAGGAATTCTGACCAATATCGGACAGGGGACTTCTTCGGCTTTTTATACGATAAGTGATATGATTTCGGAATGGCGCCACGAAAGGAAAACAAAAAAGGAGAAGCCGGCGATAAACCTGGGCCGCGATTTTGAATGGCGGGATGAAGAGCAACCGCAGGAGAAAACCGAACCGCCTCCTCCCAAGAATTTTGCGGCCGCGCCTGAACCCGGACAAATGGAATTAGATGTGGACTCTGATGATGGTGTCGAGGAAAAGAAAATGCCGCTGCCAAAGGATATCATAGAATCCGGCAATTATGTCTTTCCTTCTTCCGAACTTCTGGCCGCGCCTGAAAGTCAAAGTCACGAAATGACGGAAGCTGAGCTCAACATGAATGCCCAGATTCTTGAAGATCGTTTGTTAGAGTTTGGGGTTCAGGGCAAGGTTGTTCAAATTAGTCCGGGACCGGTCATTACCCGTTATGAAGTTGAGCCGGCGCCCGGTATGAAGATCAGCCGAATCGTTGCCCTCGCCGATGATCTGGCGCTGGCAATGCGTGCAAAACGCATTCGGATCGTTGCGCCGATTCCCGGTAAAGGCGCAGTCGGAGTAGAGATCCCCAACCGCGAGCAATCGTTTGTTTATTTAAGAAACACGGTCAATTCACCGGCGTTTCAAAATTCAGGTTCCCCTTTAGCCCTGGCGCTTGGCGAAACCATTTCCGGAGAACCTTATGTCGCCAACCTGGACCAGATGCCGCATC is a window of candidate division KSB1 bacterium DNA encoding:
- a CDS encoding OmpH family outer membrane protein, which codes for MKSKIYSLIIALIFGLGFSPAFSQLKVGYINSQKVLEKFKDAMDVKKQLAELNTQWESEARDMQKEIEKLQDELESQSLLLSDQRKQEKVQQIQTLGQQYQLFLQTKWGQQGEGVKKEVELLQPIYEKINAAIKEIGRAEGYHYIFDVVAGNILYASDDQPDLTEKLLVELNKGLPAATADGK
- a CDS encoding lipoate--protein ligase family protein — protein: MIKETGTWRFINSGAQDGAFNMAADETLARLCKSGQPILRIYAWQPFAISIGHHQKLFEVDLDKCNGQGVDVVRRPTGGRAIFHVEEVTYAVIIPKESNLYAQSALAIYNFISSALVNGLNRLGANLVLERKKNLDGEFKTYNQKFACFASSAKYEIHYLSKKLVGSAQRRLENGLLQHGSILLGNEHLNLFDYLTKTKNGSSGNLKQLLSEKTTCLETTLNREVNYNEVVSVLKPGFENVFKIELQSIPLTAEETELINERKPHYSQTRRDSLCETYV
- a CDS encoding 1-deoxy-D-xylulose-5-phosphate reductoisomerase, which translates into the protein MKRISLLGSTGSIGTNCLNVVERQKNEFVVNYLTSYKNIQLLFEQASKFRPKAVAIVKKEKVMKYLPRFKEIDVEVYTGFEGILEVSRKEDVDILVNALVGAVGLQPTLNAIRKNVRIALANKETLVIGGKFVMEKAQQEGAEIIPIDSEHSALLQCIAGEDTEKIECVFLTASGGPFREFSGKDFSNVTVEQALDHPNWDMGPKVTIDSATLMNKGLEVMEAHWLFDLKPAEIQVVIHPQSIIHSMVEFADGSIKAQLGVPDMCIPIQYALTYPKRLSADFPRLDFRTLKELTFEQPNFEKFRCLKLAYEALETGGAAPAVLNAANEEAVDLFLTRKIGFEKIPQIVEKALTNCKFNSCDKVEDLLQYDKLTREYVLNGLN
- the thiE gene encoding thiamine phosphate synthase; translated protein: MFSQNIDWSFYAILDKEYAKERSLTRLAEEAIQGGAGILQLRNKLSASDEFYSDALKIKEVTRHFRIPLIINDRLDIALAAKADGVHLGQDDLPFAEARKLLGDQMILGASVHNLEEFEIALKGNPDYLGVGMIYPSLSKTELQSAGIKIVEQLRRKTILPLIAIGGLTVENLEPAIRAGADGVAVISDLFTRQDVYGRAKEFVKKVKQVKDSLVVV
- a CDS encoding DNA translocase FtsK 4TM domain-containing protein; translation: MNRKKNRDTSRKEEILGILLLTLGILIFISLATYDSHEHPDNITSGKINNRLGFAGVYISNFLIQLVIGYPSFVFPIIIFIAGWNLLRGNPFSTFFKWMAYPLIFAIYTSVILALPEVTSSGSSQFGFSLSGLVGGVIAQYLFNYLGIAGAIVVLLGLIMATVIGATNLSFSGILTNIGQGTSSAFYTISDMISEWRHERKTKKEKPAINLGRDFEWRDEEQPQEKTEPPPPKNFAAAPEPGQMELDVDSDDGVEEKKMPLPKDIIESGNYVFPSSELLAAPESQSHEMTEAELNMNAQILEDRLLEFGVQGKVVQISPGPVITRYEVEPAPGMKISRIVALADDLALAMRAKRIRIVAPIPGKGAVGVEIPNREQSFVYLRNTVNSPAFQNSGSPLALALGETISGEPYVANLDQMPHLLIAGATGSGKSICINTIIASILFKAHPIQVQFVMIDPKRLELSIYNNLRHHHLTYRKDLNEEVVTTASNAISVLKSMEAVMEKRYEILARAGVRNINDYNKKLQSGQLKEIEYEEPFEYLEYLVLIIDELADLMLTAAREVEEPIARLTQMSRAVGIHLIVATQRPSVDVITGIIKANFPARLAFQVASKTDSRTILDLNGAEKLLGRGDMLFLPPGSPEPVRIHGAFISPEEIENIIAHIRKQPRYPKHTLPLEKEEAVSGGLEGDGIGGSRDALFNEALKLVVRHQQGSISLLQRRLKVGYARAARLIDELEAAGVVGPFDGSKARDVLWDEQELEQADLS
- the rseP gene encoding RIP metalloprotease RseP, with the translated sequence MTTILAFAFVLGVLIFVHEFGHFATAKMVGIKVERFSLGFPPRMFGKKIGDTDYCISWLPLGGYVKMAGMIDESLDGTIEGEPWEFASKPVWQRLIVISAGSIMNILTAVVILALIAFAIGIPGESDGALVSEVLENKPAETIGLKTGDVIVSINDQIVKTHEDLIKIVNANPGIDLPIEWKRESESFSSRITPELQEEENIGLIGVRVGNHVVYQEAGLVDSFKAGFSNTYSFTKLILYSLKVIFTGEQSFKDAVGGPIAIAKMAGESAKLGFDSLLFFTAILSINLGIINLFPFPVLDGGHLVLLLIEGIRRKPLPVKATLVIQKVGMAFLLALMIFIIFNDITKL
- the gcvT gene encoding glycine cleavage system aminomethyltransferase GcvT; its protein translation is MEPKKTALYDVHIQLGAKMVEFAGYWMPVQYKGVINEHKRVRSTVGIFDVSHMGEFFIQGEKAAEYLQKMTINDVTKMEKYRAQYTGMCNENGGMIDDMIVYCFGDYFMAIVNASNHEKDFKWMNEHLIPGAEIIDRSDEYSLFAVQGRKAEATLQKLTDLDLSVVKYYWFRETNLAGVDVIVLRTGYTGEEGFEVAVHVDYSEKVWNGILEAGKKFDIEPIGLGARDTLRMEMKFCLYGNDIDETTNPIEAGLGWATKVDKGDFLGREAIMQVKEKGATRKLVGFEMKQRAVPRHGYKILKDGDEIGYVTSGTFSPSLEKGIGIGYVTVPFNEVGTSVSIEIRGKGVEAEVVKTPFYQRPY
- the fabZ gene encoding 3-hydroxyacyl-ACP dehydratase FabZ, producing MSEENSSTSKAEIVLDILEIQKVLPHRYPFLLVDRIVELVPMERVVGIKNVTMNEPFFQGHFPGNPIMPGVLILEAMAQTGGFLLLNTEHDPSGKLVYFTGINHVKFRKPVVPGDQLRFEVEFLKRKRNICKMQGKAFVEDKMVCEAELTAAVVDKE
- a CDS encoding pyridoxal phosphate-dependent aminotransferase; its protein translation is MNFASRMERLGTETAFEVMARAKALEAKGKDMIYLQIGEPDFPTPKNIIEAGVKALRDGQTHYSPAAGIMPLREAIVDDVEARRGVRPKVEQVIVTPGAKPIMYFVIMACIDSGDEVIYPNPGFPIYESVINFVGGTPVALPLWEENDFRFNQDEFRSLVTDRTRMIIINSPHNPSGGVLTRGDIEVVAEVAREKNILVLTDEVYKNIIYDGEHVSIYSMPGMQEQTILLDGFSKTYAMTGWRLGFGVMREDLAKKVEQLMINSNSCTATFSQYAAVEALKGPTDEVDAMVETFRKRRDFIVAGLNEIPDVSCITPKGAFYVFPNVKKIKMSTQELEHYLLNEAGVAILSGTAFGKYGDGYLRFSYANSIENIGKALEKMKDALEKI